The DNA sequence GAAATAACAGCACTGACAGCATGAGTCTGTAATATTTTTAAAGCTCCGTCTCCGCTGTCAGCCGTGTAGATCTGATAATCATCGTCCTGAAAGAGCCTCTGCAGGGACCTGGTGATATTAGGCTCATCATCAACGAACAAAAGACTATTCTTGGGAGTCATATCGATTGCATCTCTTGCCTGAAAATTACCGGGAACATTTTTACACGAGCCGCTGGGGTGGAAAAAGCACCACGAGTATAAGGGTTGACGGTTTAAAGTAGTATCTATTATTTCATCGTCACCAATCCACCTACTCTACTGACAGAACTTGTTGCTGTTTGAAAATCACGTGTACCTTGAAAATGAGCGCGGCTATTATTTTCAATAACCCGCTCTGAGTGGGCTCAAGCCAAAACATCAACCCTGCGCAAGAAGCTCATTAACATTCCGGCAAGGCTGGTGAACCACTCAGGCAAGATGGTCATGTGTATCATTGACGGATTCCCTGATGTGGAGGTGTTTGCATCTATCCAAGAACAATTGCTATGGCGAATGGCACTTACCTAAGACAAGAAGGAGGACACGAAGAGCACGAAGAGAGAGAAAGAGAGGGACCCTATCCCTTAAATCACCTTGACAGCCAGGATAATAGAATATATAATGACCACATGATTTCTTGCATTTTGAATTAAGTTTATGGTTTTACGGTGACTGCTGCACACCTCAAGAGAACCAATCAATTGAACAAGGCCTAAGAAATTCACAGTGCCCCCGAGCCAGAGAGTAGAAGAAGTATCATGCAAAATAAATTCCCGGACTGGTTGCACAAAAAACCCATCAATGTAGAGCAGGTCCATACTGTCAAGTCACTGCTGCGGAAACTGAAAGTTCGCACGGTTTGTGAATTGGCCCGCTGCCCGAATACCGGCGAGTGTTTTTCAAAACCCACGGCGACCTTTATCATCCTGGGAGACAGGTGTACCCGGGGCTGCAAATTCTGCAACATCCAGAGCCAGGCTCCTGGCCGTCCTGACTTTGAAGAGCCGCTCAACATAGCTGAAGCCACGCGGGTCCTGGAGCTCAAACATGTAGTCGTTACCTCGGTAACCCGGGATGATCTGGCTGATGGCGGTGCCTATCATTTTGCAGCCACCTTATATCAGATAAAGAAGCACAACAAGGATGTGACCACCGAGGTACTGATACCGGATTTCATGGGCTCACCCAAGGCCATCCGGACTGTTGT is a window from the bacterium genome containing:
- the lipA gene encoding lipoyl synthase, with product MQNKFPDWLHKKPINVEQVHTVKSLLRKLKVRTVCELARCPNTGECFSKPTATFIILGDRCTRGCKFCNIQSQAPGRPDFEEPLNIAEATRVLELKHVVVTSVTRDDLADGGAYHFAATLYQIKKHNKDVTTEVLIPDFMGSPKAIRTVVDMNPDILNHNVETVPRLYEQIRHKANYERSLKVLRSAKRMNGKLRTKSGLMLGLGEKEDEIIEVMKDLKAAQCDILTIGQYLQPSKDHICVQEYIKPEDFVRYKEIALGLGFSHVESAPFVRSSYNAEVVCRS